One segment of Marinobacter sediminum DNA contains the following:
- a CDS encoding MerR family transcriptional regulator, whose product MLEPSHNNELPAIPGKRYFTIGEVADLCAVKAHVLRYWEQEFPQLSPVKRRGNRRYYQRADVITIRQIRSLLYDQGYTIGGAKQKLSSHEVKDDTSQYKQLIRQMITELEEVLDVLNAPVK is encoded by the coding sequence ATGCTGGAACCCAGTCATAATAACGAACTTCCCGCGATCCCGGGAAAACGCTATTTCACCATTGGTGAAGTGGCTGACTTGTGTGCGGTCAAGGCTCACGTTTTGCGCTATTGGGAACAGGAATTCCCTCAGTTGTCGCCGGTTAAACGCCGTGGCAACCGCCGCTATTACCAGCGCGCTGACGTCATTACCATTCGCCAGATTCGAAGTCTGCTGTACGACCAGGGTTACACCATCGGCGGTGCTAAACAGAAGCTAAGCAGCCACGAGGTAAAAGATGACACATCCCAGTACAAGCAGTTGATCCGTCAGATGATCACGGAACTGGAAGAAGTGCTGGACGTGTTGAACGCCCCCGTCAAATAG
- the rplT gene encoding 50S ribosomal protein L20, translating to MARVKRGVVARRRHKKILNQAKGYYGARSRVFRVAKQAVIKAGQYAYRDRRNRKRAFRALWIARINAGARANGLSYSRLIAGLKKADVEIDRKVLADLAMNEQQAFAAVVEKAKASL from the coding sequence ATGGCTCGTGTAAAACGTGGTGTGGTCGCACGCCGTCGTCACAAAAAGATTCTCAATCAGGCCAAAGGTTACTACGGTGCTCGTAGCCGTGTATTCCGTGTAGCCAAGCAAGCGGTTATCAAGGCCGGTCAGTACGCTTACCGTGACCGCCGTAACCGCAAGCGCGCGTTCCGCGCTCTGTGGATCGCCCGTATCAATGCTGGTGCTCGTGCTAACGGTCTGTCCTACAGCCGTCTGATCGCTGGCCTGAAAAAGGCTGATGTTGAAATCGATCGCAAGGTTCTGGCCGATCTGGCCATGAACGAGCAGCAGGCGTTTGCTGCTGTTGTCGAGAAAGCCAAAGCATCCCTGTGA
- the ihfA gene encoding integration host factor subunit alpha — protein sequence MAALTKAEMAERLYEELGLNKREAKEMVEAFFDEIRGALSHNEQVKLSGFGNFDLRDKKQRPGRNPKTGEEIPISARRVVTFRPGQKLKQKVEAYAGTQS from the coding sequence ATGGCGGCTTTGACGAAAGCGGAAATGGCGGAGCGCTTGTACGAGGAGTTGGGTTTGAACAAACGCGAAGCCAAGGAAATGGTAGAAGCTTTTTTCGACGAGATCAGAGGCGCACTCAGCCACAATGAGCAGGTGAAGTTGTCGGGATTCGGTAACTTCGACCTGCGTGACAAGAAGCAGCGGCCAGGACGGAACCCGAAAACGGGTGAAGAAATTCCGATCAGCGCACGGCGTGTTGTTACGTTTCGCCCAGGGCAAAAACTAAAGCAAAAAGTAGAAGCGTATGCTGGAACCCAGTCATAA
- the pheS gene encoding phenylalanine--tRNA ligase subunit alpha, which yields MENLEQLVQDGLVAVDSADSLQALDQIRVEYLGKKGVITQQAKTLGKLSAEERPAAGQKINEAKGQVEQAINARRADLERAAIEQKLASESIDVTLPGRGQDLGGLHPVTRTLQRIEQFFSRAGYTVEQGPEIEDDYHNFEALNIPGHHPARAMHDTFYFNPGTLLRTHTSPVQIRTMEAGKPPFRMICPGRVYRCDSDMTHTPMFHQVEGLLVEKNVSFADLKSTVEEFLRVFFERDLQVRFRPSYFPFTEPSAEVDIEWGREDDGSIKWLEVMGCGMVHPKVFDYCGIDAEEYRGFAFGLGVERLAMLRYGVNDLRMFFENDLRFLRQFR from the coding sequence ATGGAAAACCTGGAGCAACTGGTTCAGGACGGGTTGGTGGCGGTAGACAGCGCCGACAGCTTACAGGCACTTGATCAAATTCGTGTCGAGTACCTTGGCAAGAAGGGTGTGATTACCCAGCAGGCAAAGACACTGGGCAAGCTTTCTGCTGAGGAGCGTCCCGCTGCCGGCCAGAAGATTAACGAAGCCAAAGGGCAGGTGGAGCAGGCGATTAATGCACGTCGCGCGGATCTCGAGCGTGCTGCCATTGAACAGAAGCTGGCCAGTGAGTCCATTGATGTTACCCTGCCGGGCCGTGGCCAGGATCTGGGAGGCTTGCATCCTGTCACCCGGACTCTTCAGCGCATTGAGCAGTTCTTTTCCCGGGCCGGCTACACCGTAGAACAGGGCCCTGAAATCGAAGACGATTATCATAACTTCGAAGCGCTCAATATTCCCGGGCATCACCCGGCTCGTGCCATGCACGATACTTTCTATTTTAATCCGGGCACGTTGCTGCGTACCCATACCTCACCGGTTCAGATTCGCACAATGGAAGCGGGTAAGCCGCCGTTCCGGATGATTTGTCCCGGACGCGTATACCGTTGCGATTCCGACATGACCCATACACCCATGTTCCACCAGGTGGAAGGGCTGTTGGTTGAGAAGAACGTCAGCTTTGCCGATCTCAAGAGTACGGTGGAGGAGTTCCTGCGGGTGTTTTTCGAGCGGGACCTGCAAGTCCGCTTCCGTCCTTCCTATTTTCCCTTTACCGAACCCTCTGCCGAGGTGGATATCGAGTGGGGCCGTGAGGATGATGGCAGCATCAAATGGCTGGAAGTAATGGGGTGCGGAATGGTGCATCCCAAAGTGTTTGATTATTGCGGTATTGATGCCGAAGAGTACCGTGGCTTTGCCTTTGGTCTGGGCGTTGAACGCCTGGCCATGCTTCGCTACGGAGTAAACGACCTGCGCATGTTCTTTGAGAACGACTTGCGCTTCCTGCGCCAGTTCCGTTAA
- a CDS encoding Crp/Fnr family transcriptional regulator: MAHHSILDTLNDNLREEVLESVSEMQFPAGKILFTAGQGCQGLPLVVSGSVKVQMTGVSGHSIVLYRMGSDDICTLSIGCLMTGRHYRAEAVVEADAKALMIPRGLFEQLMGQSAGFRLGIMESYGRRLDDLMLLVEEVAFHRMDERLEEWLLAHSGQGSLAITHQELAVELGTAREVVSRLLKELERRSMVRLSRGKIDLTGLLGVSTPA; the protein is encoded by the coding sequence ATGGCCCATCACAGCATTCTCGATACCCTGAACGATAACCTGCGAGAGGAGGTGCTGGAAAGCGTTAGCGAAATGCAGTTTCCGGCGGGAAAAATCCTTTTTACTGCAGGGCAGGGTTGCCAGGGTTTGCCGCTTGTGGTCTCGGGCAGTGTAAAAGTACAAATGACCGGAGTGTCTGGCCATAGCATTGTCCTGTATCGGATGGGGTCTGACGATATATGCACTCTCTCCATCGGATGTCTCATGACCGGTCGCCATTATCGGGCAGAGGCCGTCGTTGAGGCAGATGCCAAAGCGCTGATGATTCCGCGGGGGTTGTTTGAACAGTTGATGGGACAGTCGGCCGGATTCCGCCTCGGCATCATGGAGTCCTATGGCCGTCGACTGGATGATCTGATGTTGCTGGTAGAGGAGGTCGCATTCCATCGTATGGATGAGCGGCTTGAAGAGTGGCTCCTTGCCCATTCAGGGCAGGGGAGTCTGGCAATAACGCATCAGGAGCTTGCGGTCGAGCTTGGGACAGCCAGGGAGGTGGTCAGTCGTTTGTTGAAAGAACTGGAGCGGCGCAGCATGGTTAGGCTGTCCCGGGGAAAAATTGACCTTACGGGCTTATTGGGAGTGTCTACACCGGCTTAA
- a CDS encoding YgaP family membrane protein, producing MTINMGSADRIIRAIVGIVLLALVFVGPQTAWGWIGIVPLATALSGNCPAYSILGIKTCQKK from the coding sequence ATGACTATAAACATGGGATCGGCTGACCGAATCATCCGTGCCATCGTCGGCATTGTGCTTCTGGCACTGGTGTTTGTGGGTCCACAAACCGCCTGGGGCTGGATTGGCATTGTACCGCTAGCCACGGCGCTCTCGGGAAACTGCCCGGCATACTCGATTCTCGGCATTAAAACCTGCCAGAAAAAATAG
- the thrS gene encoding threonine--tRNA ligase has product MPVVTLPDGSHRSFAEPVTVHDVAADIGAGLAKAALAGRVNGTLVDTSYRIEDDTELAIVTDRDEDGVDIIRHSTAHLLAMAVKELFPEAQVTIGPVIDNGFYYDFKFDRPFTNEDLARIEKRMEELSKQDIPVSRSVLSRDEAVKLFDEMGEEYKVRIIEDIPGDENLSFYRQGDFIDLCRGPHVPSTGKLKAFKLTKVSGAFWRGDTSNEQLQRVYGTAWGNKKDLKAYLHRLEEAEKRDHRKVGKKLNLFHMQEEAPGMVFWHPDGWSLYQEIEQYMRRKQQKHGYKEIKTPQVVSRTLWEKSGHWDKFKDDMFTTESEKHDYAIKPMNCPCHVQVFNQGLKSYKDLPLRLAEFGSCHRNEASGALHGLMRVRGFTQDDAHIFCEEDAIQKEVSAFIEMLHEIYTDFGFTEILYKLSTRPEKRVGSDEVWDKAEAALEEALNREGVDWELLPGEGAFYGPKIEFSLKDCIGRVWQCGTIQVDFSMPGRLGAQYVADNSERKTPVMLHRAVLGSFERFIGILIEEYEGAFPTWLAPTQVAILNITDNQREYCQNLAKKLDSLGYRVNADLRNEKIGFKIREHTLNKVPYLVVVGDKEVDNNAVAVRTRKGEDLGTLSLEAFEHLLQKEVERKGKTKTEI; this is encoded by the coding sequence ATGCCCGTCGTAACCTTGCCGGATGGCAGCCATCGCAGTTTTGCAGAACCCGTAACCGTTCATGACGTCGCCGCCGATATTGGTGCAGGTCTGGCCAAGGCCGCACTGGCTGGTCGAGTAAATGGCACGCTGGTGGATACCAGCTACCGCATTGAAGATGATACCGAGCTGGCGATCGTCACCGATCGCGATGAAGACGGCGTTGATATCATTCGCCACTCTACTGCTCATCTGTTAGCGATGGCAGTGAAGGAGCTGTTCCCGGAGGCCCAGGTTACGATCGGGCCGGTCATTGATAACGGCTTCTATTACGACTTCAAATTCGATCGCCCGTTTACCAATGAGGACCTGGCGCGGATCGAGAAGCGCATGGAAGAGCTTTCCAAACAGGACATTCCGGTTTCCCGTTCCGTGCTTTCCCGTGATGAGGCGGTGAAGCTGTTTGATGAAATGGGCGAAGAGTACAAAGTCCGCATTATCGAGGACATCCCGGGTGACGAGAATTTGTCCTTCTACCGTCAGGGCGACTTTATCGACCTTTGTCGCGGTCCTCATGTACCGAGCACTGGCAAGCTGAAAGCGTTCAAACTGACCAAGGTTTCCGGCGCTTTCTGGCGCGGTGATACCAGTAACGAGCAGCTGCAGCGCGTTTACGGCACCGCATGGGGCAACAAGAAGGACCTGAAGGCCTATCTGCATCGCCTGGAAGAAGCCGAAAAGCGTGATCACCGCAAAGTAGGCAAGAAGCTCAACCTCTTTCACATGCAGGAAGAAGCACCGGGGATGGTGTTCTGGCACCCGGATGGCTGGTCGCTGTACCAGGAAATTGAACAGTACATGCGCCGCAAGCAGCAGAAGCATGGCTACAAGGAAATCAAGACACCCCAGGTGGTGTCTCGTACCCTGTGGGAAAAGTCCGGCCACTGGGACAAGTTCAAGGATGACATGTTCACTACGGAGTCGGAGAAGCACGACTACGCCATCAAACCTATGAACTGTCCTTGCCACGTTCAGGTTTTTAATCAGGGGCTCAAGAGTTACAAGGATCTTCCCCTGAGGCTTGCAGAGTTCGGTTCGTGCCACCGTAACGAGGCTTCTGGTGCCCTCCATGGCCTGATGCGTGTCCGTGGCTTTACCCAGGACGATGCGCACATCTTCTGCGAAGAGGACGCGATCCAGAAGGAAGTGTCGGCCTTTATCGAGATGCTGCACGAGATTTACACAGATTTCGGGTTTACCGAAATTCTCTACAAGCTGTCTACCCGTCCTGAGAAACGTGTGGGTTCGGATGAAGTGTGGGATAAGGCCGAGGCGGCTCTGGAAGAAGCGCTCAATCGTGAAGGTGTTGACTGGGAATTGCTGCCGGGTGAGGGCGCGTTCTACGGGCCAAAAATCGAGTTTTCACTGAAAGACTGTATCGGTCGGGTATGGCAATGTGGCACTATTCAGGTGGATTTCTCCATGCCGGGTCGCCTGGGGGCTCAATATGTAGCTGATAATTCCGAGCGGAAAACGCCGGTTATGCTGCACAGAGCGGTGCTGGGCTCCTTCGAGCGTTTCATTGGTATTCTGATTGAAGAATACGAGGGCGCATTTCCGACCTGGCTGGCGCCGACTCAGGTTGCAATCCTTAATATCACCGACAATCAGCGTGAATATTGTCAGAATCTGGCGAAAAAGTTGGATTCTTTGGGTTATAGGGTTAATGCTGACTTGAGAAACGAGAAGATCGGCTTTAAAATCCGCGAGCATACTCTTAACAAGGTTCCCTATCTTGTCGTTGTCGGCGATAAAGAAGTCGATAACAACGCCGTTGCGGTGAGAACCCGCAAAGGTGAAGATTTGGGAACACTATCGCTCGAAGCGTTTGAGCACCTTTTACAGAAAGAGGTTGAACGCAAGGGCAAAACAAAGACGGAGATCTAA
- the infC gene encoding translation initiation factor IF-3 encodes MKQRANRGGRTPKAPINENIDATEVRLIDAEGNQVGVVPIEDAIKQAEEASLDLVQVTDSDPIVCKIMDYGKKIFDEKKAKAAAKKKQKQTQVKELKFRPGTEEGDYQVKLRNLVRFLENGDRGKITIRFRGREMAHQEIGMKLMGRIETDIEELATVEMRPKMEGRQMTMIVAPRKKK; translated from the coding sequence ATTAAACAGCGAGCGAATCGGGGTGGGCGTACACCAAAGGCGCCGATCAATGAGAATATTGACGCAACCGAAGTCCGACTTATCGATGCCGAAGGCAATCAGGTCGGTGTAGTACCAATTGAGGATGCCATCAAGCAAGCTGAAGAGGCATCTCTTGACCTGGTCCAGGTTACGGATTCCGATCCGATCGTCTGTAAGATAATGGACTACGGCAAGAAAATCTTCGACGAGAAGAAGGCCAAGGCGGCTGCCAAGAAAAAGCAGAAGCAGACGCAGGTCAAAGAGCTTAAGTTCCGACCAGGAACTGAAGAAGGGGATTATCAGGTCAAACTACGCAACCTGGTACGTTTCCTTGAAAACGGGGACCGCGGCAAAATCACTATTCGCTTCCGTGGACGTGAGATGGCACACCAGGAAATTGGTATGAAGCTCATGGGCCGCATCGAAACGGATATTGAGGAGCTGGCAACGGTGGAGATGCGGCCGAAAATGGAAGGCCGGCAGATGACCATGATTGTGGCGCCCCGAAAAAAGAAGTGA
- a CDS encoding AraC family transcriptional regulator encodes MSTSILTSWALLVWQELNARELDADTLFREAGLDPAKLATLVARYPVKNMQRLWQSAQDNGDEHIGISIGNRWNPTTFHALGFAWLASGSLSEALYRFSRYGMFLNDGLDYELRAEQLRYRFSISFKPDKQNNQVASIVPASSDAGITALLKMIRMIMGDQFEPIQIVCPHPPNSASLLLEQLARCPVQYGGNTIEFVFDRRDIERKLLTGNAELSFVNEQILTKHLADLDNEQLTPKVELEIVQQLPTGNIKEKNISKGINLSSRTMQRRLAQEGTSFAELLQKTRKTLADRYVSDNKLAISEIAFLLGFSEQANFTRAFKRWHGLSPSQYRQKVASTIR; translated from the coding sequence GTGAGCACATCAATACTGACGTCTTGGGCGCTGCTAGTCTGGCAGGAGTTGAATGCGAGGGAACTTGATGCTGACACCCTTTTCCGGGAGGCAGGCCTGGATCCAGCGAAGCTTGCTACTCTTGTAGCACGCTATCCGGTAAAGAATATGCAGCGGCTCTGGCAGTCGGCTCAGGATAATGGCGATGAGCATATCGGCATCAGTATCGGTAATCGTTGGAATCCCACCACCTTTCACGCCCTGGGTTTTGCCTGGTTGGCCAGTGGATCCCTAAGCGAAGCACTTTACCGGTTTTCCCGTTACGGCATGTTTCTGAACGACGGCCTCGATTATGAATTAAGAGCCGAACAACTACGTTACCGCTTCAGCATTTCCTTCAAGCCCGACAAGCAGAATAATCAGGTTGCCAGCATAGTGCCGGCTTCATCAGACGCGGGTATCACTGCACTATTGAAAATGATACGAATGATTATGGGAGACCAGTTCGAACCCATTCAGATCGTGTGTCCCCATCCCCCCAACTCCGCCAGCCTTTTACTCGAACAACTGGCTCGCTGTCCGGTTCAATATGGCGGCAATACCATCGAGTTTGTTTTTGACCGTCGCGATATCGAACGGAAACTGTTAACAGGCAATGCCGAGCTCAGCTTTGTCAATGAACAGATACTCACCAAGCATCTAGCCGACCTCGATAATGAACAGCTGACACCAAAGGTTGAACTGGAAATTGTGCAACAACTGCCGACCGGGAATATCAAGGAAAAGAACATTTCAAAAGGAATTAACCTCAGCAGCCGGACTATGCAGCGACGCCTTGCACAAGAAGGCACGTCCTTTGCTGAACTATTACAAAAAACGAGAAAAACGTTAGCTGACAGATATGTCAGCGACAACAAATTGGCGATCAGTGAAATAGCGTTTTTGCTGGGTTTTTCCGAGCAGGCCAATTTTACACGTGCATTTAAGCGCTGGCATGGCTTATCGCCAAGCCAGTATCGTCAAAAAGTCGCCTCAACTATTCGCTAG
- the pheT gene encoding phenylalanine--tRNA ligase subunit beta, with product MKFSEQWLREWVNPAIGTQELMDQITMAGLEVDGFEPVAGQFSGVVVGEVQSVEPHPDADKLRVCQVSDGEQTVQVVCGAPNVRNGLKVPFAVVGAVLPGDFKIKKAKLRGQPSQGMLCSESELGLSDNHEGLMELPADAPAGQDVGDFLKLNDVTIDVDLTPNRSDCLSIKGIAREVGVLNSMLVAGPTFEAAEAVHSEVPDIRVEAPAGCPRYLGRILRNVNLQAETPLWMQEKLRRSGIRSIDAAVDVTNYVMLELGQPMHAFDREEIESGIVVRMASDGEKLVLLDGQEVELTDQTLIIADHVKPIAIAGVMGGEHSGVSEKTRDLILESAFFDPITLAGKARHYGLHTDASHRFERGVDYLLARDAMERATQLLMDIVGGEPGEIVEVASDQHLPESRVISLRAQRLTDVLGLEIDRTTVEEILTRLGLHIDKLLKDGWLVSVPSFRPDISIEEDLIEEVGRIYGYNNLPVTEPTGSLGLRPQEEATRPVSAIQNFFVDQGYQEAITYSFVDPRVQQLIDPDREGIALANPISSDLSVMRTSLWSGLLKTVAYNQNRQQSRIRLFETGLRFVKEGERIDQRRMLAGVVVGSQYPENWVNGRRTADFFDVKGELESLFSLLGIEIQFVGNQHPALHPGQTAELLRDGEHVGWLGTLHPQVQKNLELNGTILMFELFLNSIVSGYVPNFKEISKFPEVRRDLAIIIGSEVAFADVERVARKHAGERLTALRAFDVYEGESLGEGNRSLALSLFWQHSERTLNEDEVHTLFNGVIDALKEELGATLRS from the coding sequence ATGAAATTCAGTGAACAGTGGCTGCGCGAGTGGGTAAACCCGGCAATCGGAACCCAGGAATTGATGGACCAGATCACCATGGCCGGTCTGGAAGTGGATGGCTTTGAGCCGGTAGCTGGCCAATTCAGCGGTGTCGTTGTCGGTGAGGTGCAATCCGTTGAGCCGCACCCGGATGCGGACAAGCTGCGGGTCTGCCAGGTCAGCGATGGCGAACAAACCGTTCAGGTGGTTTGCGGCGCGCCTAACGTTCGTAATGGTCTCAAGGTACCTTTTGCGGTAGTTGGCGCAGTGTTGCCCGGCGATTTCAAGATCAAAAAGGCTAAGCTCCGTGGCCAGCCCTCACAAGGTATGCTCTGCTCGGAATCCGAACTGGGGCTTTCCGACAATCATGAGGGCCTGATGGAATTGCCGGCAGATGCACCCGCTGGCCAGGATGTCGGTGATTTTCTGAAGCTTAACGATGTCACCATTGATGTCGATCTCACCCCCAATCGCAGCGACTGCCTGTCGATCAAGGGCATTGCCCGGGAAGTGGGCGTTCTGAACAGTATGCTGGTGGCCGGCCCGACGTTTGAGGCGGCAGAGGCTGTTCACTCGGAAGTGCCGGATATCCGGGTTGAGGCTCCGGCGGGCTGTCCCCGTTATCTGGGGCGTATCCTGCGGAATGTAAATCTGCAGGCGGAGACCCCGTTGTGGATGCAGGAAAAGCTGCGCCGTTCGGGTATCCGCTCCATTGATGCTGCGGTCGATGTAACCAACTACGTCATGCTGGAGCTGGGGCAACCCATGCATGCCTTCGATCGCGAGGAGATTGAGAGCGGAATTGTGGTCCGGATGGCGAGCGATGGTGAAAAGCTCGTCTTGCTGGACGGTCAGGAAGTGGAACTGACTGACCAGACCCTGATTATTGCAGACCACGTGAAACCGATTGCCATTGCCGGCGTGATGGGTGGCGAGCACTCGGGGGTCAGCGAGAAAACCCGTGATCTTATTCTTGAATCTGCCTTTTTCGATCCGATTACTCTGGCAGGTAAGGCGCGCCATTACGGCCTCCATACAGATGCGTCCCATCGCTTTGAGCGAGGTGTGGATTATCTGCTCGCCCGTGATGCAATGGAGCGTGCAACTCAGCTATTGATGGATATTGTGGGCGGTGAGCCCGGTGAAATTGTTGAAGTTGCCAGTGATCAGCACTTGCCGGAAAGCAGAGTTATTTCGCTTCGTGCACAGCGCCTGACGGATGTGCTCGGGCTGGAAATTGATCGTACGACCGTTGAAGAGATTCTGACCCGGCTTGGTCTTCATATCGACAAGCTTCTCAAGGACGGCTGGCTGGTCAGTGTCCCCAGTTTCCGTCCGGATATCTCCATCGAAGAAGACCTGATCGAGGAAGTGGGCCGGATTTATGGCTACAACAACCTCCCGGTTACCGAACCGACGGGATCGCTTGGTCTGCGTCCTCAGGAAGAGGCAACGCGCCCGGTATCTGCAATTCAGAACTTCTTCGTTGATCAGGGCTATCAGGAAGCCATTACCTACAGTTTCGTGGATCCCCGCGTTCAGCAACTGATTGACCCTGACCGTGAGGGCATAGCCCTTGCCAATCCGATTTCTTCAGATCTGTCGGTGATGCGCACCAGCCTGTGGAGTGGTCTTCTGAAAACGGTTGCCTACAACCAGAATCGCCAGCAGTCGCGTATCCGCCTGTTTGAGACTGGCCTTCGCTTTGTGAAGGAAGGCGAACGGATTGATCAGCGGCGGATGCTGGCGGGTGTCGTCGTTGGTTCTCAATATCCGGAAAACTGGGTAAACGGTCGCAGAACTGCAGATTTCTTTGATGTAAAAGGGGAACTGGAAAGCCTGTTCAGTCTGCTGGGCATAGAAATCCAGTTCGTCGGCAACCAACATCCGGCGCTACATCCGGGCCAGACGGCGGAGCTGCTGCGCGATGGCGAACATGTCGGGTGGCTGGGCACGTTGCATCCACAAGTTCAGAAAAATCTTGAACTTAATGGCACGATCCTGATGTTTGAGCTATTCTTGAATTCGATCGTTTCCGGATATGTGCCTAATTTCAAAGAAATTTCAAAATTCCCGGAAGTTCGCCGGGATTTGGCTATTATTATCGGAAGCGAGGTGGCGTTTGCTGACGTGGAACGTGTAGCCAGGAAGCATGCCGGAGAGCGACTGACAGCGTTGCGTGCGTTTGATGTGTATGAAGGGGAGAGCCTGGGGGAGGGCAACCGAAGCCTGGCCCTGAGCCTGTTCTGGCAACACTCTGAACGCACGTTGAATGAAGATGAAGTGCATACACTCTTCAACGGTGTCATTGACGCATTGAAAGAAGAGTTGGGGGCAACACTGAGGAGTTGA
- the rpmI gene encoding 50S ribosomal protein L35: protein MPKMKTKSGATKRFKKTATGFKHKQSFTSHILTKKSPKRKRQLRGTKLIAKSDVASIKRMTAG, encoded by the coding sequence ATGCCTAAGATGAAAACCAAAAGCGGAGCCACTAAACGGTTCAAGAAAACCGCCACTGGCTTTAAGCACAAGCAGTCCTTCACCAGTCATATCTTGACCAAGAAGAGCCCTAAGCGTAAGCGTCAGCTCCGTGGTACCAAGCTGATTGCCAAGTCTGATGTGGCTTCCATCAAGCGTATGACCGCGGGCTAA